The following are from one region of the Deltaproteobacteria bacterium HGW-Deltaproteobacteria-6 genome:
- a CDS encoding UDP-3-O-[3-hydroxymyristoyl] N-acetylglucosamine deacetylase: MHLQRTLKKEILCTSIGLHTGRKVNMKIKPAPVDTGIVFIRKDLPDARPIIANFEMVCDTTMATTLGSGGVTVSTVEHLLSAFSGMGLDNALIEIDSFEVPIMDGSSRPFVNMLKEVGTRPQGKSKKMLLIKKPVFVKEGDVSAMLLPSEEFKITYEIDFAHQAIGRQSYSFIFTDKNYEGKICDARTFGFLKEVEFLQARGLGLGGSLDNAIILDDEKIINKNGLRMPDEFVKHKILDAIGDLFLLGMPIIGHFVAHKSGHRLNNLLLRELMQHESNWEIIEEYDRTQSTKFTSCRIPSFTILDAAQI, encoded by the coding sequence ATGCATTTGCAACGTACACTGAAAAAAGAAATACTTTGCACCAGTATCGGTTTACATACCGGCCGCAAAGTTAATATGAAGATTAAACCGGCGCCGGTTGATACCGGTATCGTTTTTATCCGAAAGGATCTGCCGGACGCCAGACCGATTATCGCCAATTTCGAGATGGTTTGTGATACCACCATGGCCACTACTCTGGGTTCTGGTGGTGTTACGGTCTCTACCGTAGAACATCTTCTGTCGGCATTCAGCGGTATGGGGCTCGATAATGCCTTGATTGAAATCGACTCTTTTGAAGTACCCATTATGGACGGCAGTTCCCGTCCTTTTGTCAACATGCTCAAGGAAGTGGGCACACGACCGCAGGGAAAATCAAAAAAAATGCTGCTCATTAAAAAACCTGTCTTCGTGAAAGAAGGAGATGTCAGCGCCATGCTCCTGCCTTCTGAAGAATTTAAAATAACCTATGAAATTGATTTTGCTCACCAGGCCATCGGCAGACAATCCTACAGTTTCATATTTACCGATAAAAACTATGAAGGTAAGATTTGCGACGCCAGAACTTTCGGGTTTTTGAAAGAAGTTGAATTTTTACAGGCCAGGGGCCTGGGGTTGGGCGGATCGCTGGACAACGCGATTATTCTCGACGATGAAAAAATTATCAACAAAAACGGTCTGCGGATGCCTGATGAATTTGTCAAACACAAAATACTGGACGCCATCGGCGATTTATTTTTGCTGGGAATGCCGATCATCGGTCACTTTGTGGCGCACAAATCGGGGCACCGGCTGAATAATCTTTTATTGCGGGAACTCATGCAACATGAGAGCAATTGGGAAATTATCGAGGAATATGATCGAACGCAATCAACGAAATTTACGTCCTGCAGGATTCCATCATTCACCATTCTGGATGCCGCGCAAATCTAA
- a CDS encoding PAS domain-containing sensor histidine kinase, with the protein MKIKKNSRRDYLDEKELRKRRRESILMLIVGCLAIVFTILASQLSSRKELPISANILVYGLTSINIILILLLLFLILRNIFKLFSERRKGLIGSKLRTKLVAAFVGLSLVPTILLFLFAINFLSYSIEFWFNIKIGDALNRSLEVAQIYYTQGEELAKFNARQISADITKNRLYETGRDDYLNSLLSMRQKNYKVGRVEAYFDFKGESIVFADAENSSSNPIYLSPKMLEDIYSGKEISTVTPISTGEVIVGVAPVFSYAVPTEVIGRVSVSYSVPQGFVDKLRGIANASEQYGQIKVLKNPIKFNYVVTLSIVTLVIIFLATWFGLSLAKTITNPIQDLVLATNRITQGDLTSRIEIEADDEIGLLVKSFNSMTDDLQKSKAGLIEANISLEERRKYITAVLRNVSAGIISVDKNGMITTINRAAEAMFEIDASQFLFRNYRKLLLEEHLALVDSFLLEMKENNERILEKQLEMMLRDKALTVLLTLTTIEDEEGNDSGIVVVFEDLTELQKAERAAAWREVARRMAHEIKNPLTPVQLSAQRLQRKYGDKLGEDGSVFKECTQTIIDQVEVLKNLVNEFSRYARMPVTTLAPNDLNVVVSDAVTLFVDAHKDIQFEYSPAEGLPKFNLDAEQINRVMINLLDNAVASLHKTAGHIGVIIRYDETHKKVTVAVADDGAGVPASYKRKVFEPYFSTKKSGTGLGLAIVSSIISDHKGQVSVSDNYPTGTIVSFQLPVSEV; encoded by the coding sequence ATGAAGATTAAAAAGAACTCCAGAAGAGACTATCTTGATGAAAAAGAATTAAGAAAGCGCCGGCGCGAAAGCATTCTCATGCTGATTGTCGGTTGCCTGGCGATCGTTTTTACGATCCTGGCCAGTCAGTTGTCTTCCCGGAAAGAGCTGCCGATATCAGCCAATATTCTGGTTTACGGCCTGACCAGCATCAATATTATCCTGATCCTGCTTTTGCTTTTTCTTATTCTCCGCAATATTTTTAAGTTATTTTCCGAGCGCCGCAAGGGGCTTATCGGCTCCAAGCTGCGCACCAAGCTGGTTGCCGCGTTTGTCGGCCTGTCGCTCGTTCCGACCATATTACTTTTTTTGTTTGCCATTAATTTTCTTTCCTACTCTATTGAGTTCTGGTTCAATATCAAAATCGGCGATGCTTTGAACCGATCTCTGGAAGTCGCTCAGATCTATTACACGCAGGGGGAGGAACTGGCCAAATTCAATGCCCGTCAAATCAGCGCGGATATCACCAAAAACCGTCTTTATGAAACGGGAAGGGACGATTACCTTAACAGTTTGCTCTCTATGCGTCAGAAAAATTACAAAGTCGGAAGGGTGGAAGCTTATTTTGATTTTAAAGGCGAAAGCATCGTTTTTGCCGACGCTGAAAATTCCTCATCGAACCCCATTTATCTGTCGCCAAAAATGCTGGAGGATATTTATTCCGGGAAGGAAATATCCACGGTCACCCCCATCAGCACAGGGGAGGTCATTGTCGGTGTCGCGCCGGTTTTCTCCTATGCTGTCCCGACGGAAGTCATCGGCCGTGTTTCCGTCAGTTACAGCGTCCCGCAGGGATTTGTCGATAAACTACGGGGTATTGCCAATGCCTCCGAACAATACGGACAGATCAAAGTGTTGAAAAATCCGATCAAGTTTAATTATGTTGTAACCCTGTCGATTGTAACCCTGGTCATAATTTTTCTGGCGACATGGTTTGGTCTGTCACTTGCCAAAACCATTACAAATCCTATTCAGGACCTTGTCCTGGCGACTAATAGAATTACTCAGGGGGATCTGACAAGCCGCATCGAGATCGAGGCGGATGACGAAATCGGACTTCTCGTCAAATCATTCAATTCCATGACGGATGACCTGCAGAAAAGCAAAGCAGGCCTGATCGAGGCCAATATTTCTCTGGAAGAGCGGCGAAAATACATTACCGCCGTTTTACGCAATGTTTCGGCCGGGATTATTTCGGTTGATAAAAACGGCATGATCACGACGATTAACCGCGCCGCGGAAGCCATGTTTGAGATAGACGCCTCCCAGTTTCTTTTCCGGAATTATCGAAAACTTTTACTGGAGGAGCATCTTGCGCTGGTCGATTCCTTCTTACTGGAAATGAAGGAGAACAATGAGCGAATACTGGAAAAGCAGCTGGAGATGATGCTGCGGGACAAGGCGCTGACGGTGCTTTTGACTTTGACGACGATTGAGGATGAAGAAGGCAACGATTCAGGCATCGTTGTCGTGTTTGAAGATTTGACGGAATTGCAGAAGGCGGAACGCGCCGCGGCCTGGCGGGAAGTGGCCAGACGCATGGCGCATGAAATTAAAAATCCGCTCACGCCCGTGCAGCTTTCCGCTCAGAGGCTTCAGCGCAAGTACGGTGATAAATTGGGGGAGGACGGGTCGGTTTTCAAGGAATGCACGCAGACCATCATCGATCAGGTGGAAGTGCTTAAAAATCTGGTTAATGAATTTTCCCGTTACGCGCGGATGCCCGTGACGACGCTTGCCCCTAATGATTTGAATGTCGTAGTGTCCGATGCGGTGACGCTTTTTGTGGATGCGCATAAGGACATTCAGTTTGAATACAGTCCGGCGGAAGGATTGCCGAAGTTTAATTTGGATGCCGAACAAATCAATCGCGTCATGATCAATCTACTGGATAATGCCGTGGCCTCACTCCATAAAACAGCAGGCCATATCGGTGTGATCATCCGGTATGACGAGACGCATAAAAAAGTAACCGTAGCCGTGGCGGACGACGGCGCCGGCGTGCCGGCCAGTTACAAGCGTAAAGTATTCGAGCCGTATTTTTCAACCAAAAAGTCCGGAACGGGGCTTGGATTGGCTATTGTCAGCTCCATCATTTCGGATCACAAAGGTCAGGTCAGCGTCAGTGACAACTATCCGACGGGAACGATCGTATCTTTTCAGTTGCCTGTTTCCGAAGTATAA
- a CDS encoding Fis family transcriptional regulator yields the protein MNETILVVDDEVEICRSLRGILEDEGYQVLVAGSGEEAIKVVAEEMPQLVLLDIWLPGIDGLEALKAIHAAHPNVLIIMMSGHGTIETAVKATKLGAFDFIEKPLSLDKVIILVNNALNVVRLEEENILLKQKVSHQYELTGNSQVINDLKEMISIVAPTNAWILIMGENGTGKELVARSIHHLSRRSHKPIVEVNCAAIPEELIESELFGHEKGAFTGATEKKRGKFDLAHEGTIFLDEVADMSLKAQAKILRILQEKKFERVGGNKVIDMDVRVLAATNKDLEKEMDAGRFRQDLYYRLHVIPLHVPPLRDRKEDIPYLTQRFLQDFAAKEGQQPKTLTVGALKKLMEHDWPGNVRELKNIIERLIIMTPSNEINTDDIPELNVRTEQGSGTPESSMASDSLRDARLDFERQFIIKKLEEYDGNISRTAEAIGLERSNLHKKLKSLKVVTKETG from the coding sequence ATGAATGAAACTATTCTGGTCGTAGATGATGAAGTTGAGATTTGCCGGTCGTTGAGGGGCATTCTGGAGGACGAAGGCTATCAGGTGCTGGTGGCGGGCAGCGGCGAAGAGGCGATTAAGGTTGTCGCCGAAGAAATGCCGCAGCTGGTCCTGCTGGATATCTGGCTGCCGGGTATTGACGGATTGGAAGCGCTCAAAGCCATTCATGCCGCTCATCCGAATGTTTTAATCATCATGATGTCCGGCCACGGCACTATTGAAACAGCGGTGAAGGCAACCAAACTCGGTGCGTTTGACTTCATTGAAAAACCCCTGTCGCTGGACAAAGTGATTATTCTGGTAAACAACGCGTTGAACGTGGTTCGCCTGGAAGAAGAAAACATTCTTTTAAAGCAAAAGGTATCGCATCAGTATGAGTTAACCGGAAACAGTCAGGTTATTAACGATCTTAAGGAGATGATCAGTATTGTTGCGCCGACCAATGCGTGGATTCTGATTATGGGTGAAAACGGCACGGGAAAAGAACTGGTGGCGCGTTCCATCCATCATTTAAGCCGCCGGTCGCACAAACCTATTGTGGAAGTCAACTGTGCGGCGATACCCGAGGAACTGATCGAGAGCGAATTATTCGGACACGAAAAAGGCGCCTTTACCGGCGCGACCGAAAAAAAGCGCGGTAAATTTGATCTGGCCCACGAAGGAACTATCTTTCTTGATGAAGTTGCCGACATGAGTCTCAAAGCGCAGGCAAAAATTTTGCGGATCCTGCAGGAGAAGAAATTCGAGAGAGTCGGTGGAAATAAAGTTATCGATATGGATGTACGGGTTTTGGCCGCGACGAATAAAGATCTGGAAAAAGAAATGGATGCGGGCCGCTTCCGGCAGGATCTCTATTATCGTCTGCACGTTATTCCTCTGCATGTACCGCCGCTCAGAGACAGAAAGGAAGATATTCCTTATCTGACGCAGCGTTTTCTTCAGGACTTTGCCGCGAAAGAGGGTCAGCAGCCGAAAACCCTGACGGTTGGCGCTTTAAAAAAATTAATGGAACATGACTGGCCCGGCAATGTCCGTGAACTGAAAAATATTATTGAAAGATTAATTATTATGACGCCGTCCAATGAAATCAACACGGATGATATTCCTGAACTCAATGTAAGAACGGAGCAGGGTTCCGGAACACCGGAGTCATCCATGGCCAGCGATTCTTTAAGGGACGCCAGACTGGATTTCGAAAGACAGTTTATTATAAAAAAACTGGAAGAATACGACGGCAATATTTCCAGAACAGCCGAAGCCATCGGTCTGGAACGCAGCAACCTGCATAAAAAGCTTAAAAGCCTGAAGGTGGTGACGAAAGAAACAGGCTGA
- the dnaJ gene encoding molecular chaperone DnaJ encodes MTKKDYYEILGVGKTASDEELKKNYRKIAMQCHPDKNPGDKQAEEKFKEAAEAYEVLSDKQKREIYDHYGHAGLSNTGFQGFSGFDDVFSNFGDIFEDVFGFGHQRGRGRTRQTARAGADLRYDLKISFLNAAFGLTTTIDLEKLYTCHECQGSGAAAGSSPSTCPTCHGRGQVVQSSGFFTISSTCPHCHGHGKFITKPCNNCRGTGKEQQRKTVELKIPAGVETGSRLRLRGEGEAGDQGGPSGDLYVFLHVEDHDFFDRSGDDIICRVPISFVQAALGATLEVPTLKETEKIKIPRGTQTGRTFRLKGKGIPHLQGYGRGDQIIEVFVQIPTELTRKQEDLLREFEKLR; translated from the coding sequence ATGACCAAAAAGGATTATTACGAAATTCTGGGTGTCGGGAAAACAGCCTCGGATGAAGAACTCAAAAAAAATTACCGGAAGATAGCCATGCAGTGTCATCCCGACAAAAACCCGGGAGACAAGCAGGCGGAAGAAAAATTCAAGGAAGCCGCCGAAGCCTATGAAGTCTTAAGCGACAAACAGAAAAGGGAAATCTACGATCATTACGGCCACGCCGGTTTAAGCAACACCGGTTTCCAGGGGTTCAGCGGTTTTGATGATGTTTTCTCCAATTTTGGCGATATTTTTGAAGATGTATTCGGGTTCGGCCATCAGCGCGGTCGCGGAAGGACGAGGCAAACGGCCCGTGCCGGCGCTGATTTGCGTTACGACCTGAAAATATCTTTTCTCAATGCGGCCTTTGGTCTGACGACGACCATCGATCTGGAAAAGCTTTACACCTGCCATGAATGTCAGGGATCAGGCGCAGCGGCCGGCAGCTCGCCTTCGACCTGCCCAACCTGCCATGGAAGAGGTCAAGTCGTTCAATCGAGCGGTTTTTTCACCATCAGTTCCACCTGTCCCCATTGTCACGGTCATGGCAAATTTATAACCAAACCCTGTAATAACTGCCGCGGCACGGGCAAAGAGCAGCAGCGCAAAACAGTCGAATTAAAAATTCCCGCCGGCGTGGAAACCGGTTCACGGCTGCGTCTTCGCGGTGAAGGCGAAGCAGGAGACCAGGGCGGTCCCAGCGGCGATCTGTATGTCTTCTTGCATGTGGAAGATCATGATTTCTTTGATCGCTCAGGCGATGATATTATCTGCCGTGTTCCCATCTCTTTTGTTCAGGCTGCATTGGGTGCAACCCTTGAAGTGCCCACGTTAAAAGAAACCGAGAAAATCAAAATCCCCAGAGGCACCCAGACAGGCCGTACATTCCGTCTTAAAGGCAAAGGGATCCCTCATTTGCAGGGATATGGCCGGGGAGATCAGATCATTGAAGTCTTTGTGCAGATTCCAACGGAGTTGACAAGAAAGCAGGAAGATCTTCTCCGGGAATTTGAAAAGCTCAGATAG
- a CDS encoding phosphoribosylaminoimidazolesuccinocarboxamide synthase, with translation MTKSISQTNFPKLKFLNRGKVRDLYAVKDYLLLVATDRISAFDVIMPNPIPGKGVILNKMSAFWFKQMEDIIGNHIISTDAADFPPECAPYFETLKGRSMLVKKATPLPVECIVRGYLSGSGWNDYRHSQTVSGIKLPEGLKESCRLPQTIFTPTTKAPEGDHDSPITHSEMEDIIGAELTAKVIKISLAIYERAAAIALKAGIIIADTKMEFGLLGQELILIDELLTPDSSRFWPADEYEEGRSQRSFDKQFLRDYLLSIRWNQKPPAPELPPDIIEKTRAKYEEAFSRLVK, from the coding sequence ATGACTAAAAGTATTTCACAGACGAATTTTCCGAAACTAAAATTCCTCAATCGAGGCAAGGTGCGTGACCTTTATGCCGTTAAAGACTATCTGCTCCTCGTGGCCACCGACCGGATCTCGGCCTTCGACGTCATTATGCCCAATCCGATTCCGGGCAAAGGCGTGATCCTCAACAAAATGTCCGCATTCTGGTTTAAACAAATGGAGGATATTATCGGCAACCATATTATATCAACGGACGCCGCGGACTTTCCGCCGGAGTGTGCGCCCTATTTCGAAACGCTCAAGGGCCGCAGCATGCTGGTTAAAAAGGCGACCCCCCTGCCGGTGGAGTGTATCGTGCGCGGATATTTATCCGGCTCGGGCTGGAATGATTACCGCCACAGTCAGACTGTTTCCGGAATCAAACTACCGGAAGGCTTGAAGGAATCCTGCCGCCTGCCTCAAACCATTTTTACGCCGACGACGAAAGCGCCGGAAGGCGATCACGACTCGCCAATCACCCATTCCGAGATGGAAGACATTATCGGGGCGGAGCTCACCGCTAAGGTTATCAAAATATCCCTGGCGATTTACGAACGGGCGGCAGCAATCGCTTTGAAAGCCGGCATTATCATCGCGGACACCAAGATGGAATTCGGTTTGCTTGGCCAGGAATTGATTCTGATCGATGAATTACTTACACCCGATTCGTCCCGCTTCTGGCCGGCCGATGAATACGAAGAAGGCCGGTCACAGAGAAGTTTTGATAAACAGTTTTTACGCGATTATCTGCTTTCCATTCGCTGGAACCAGAAACCGCCCGCACCCGAATTACCGCCGGACATTATCGAAAAAACCAGGGCAAAATATGAAGAGGCATTCTCCCGCCTTGTAAAATAA
- a CDS encoding hydroxyacylglutathione hydrolase — protein MFVEQMQVGHMAVFAYLVGDSVTGDALVIDPADNTHEILAKAAKNNLRINYIVNTHGHVDHIGGNAGMKKLTGAQIIVHEDDAIMLTSTPAAMLRMFGAAQSPAPDILVRDGQMISVGNVDLKVIHTPGHSPGGMCLYTPGYIFTGDTLFVEAVGRTDLPGGSWQTMYNAIKTKLFTLPDETKVMPGHNYGRTPTSTIGHEKKHNPSVR, from the coding sequence ATGTTTGTAGAACAGATGCAGGTCGGCCACATGGCGGTTTTCGCCTACCTGGTCGGGGATTCCGTTACCGGCGACGCGCTGGTCATTGACCCGGCCGACAACACTCACGAAATACTTGCAAAGGCCGCAAAAAACAATTTGCGCATTAACTACATCGTTAACACACACGGCCATGTGGATCACATTGGCGGGAACGCCGGGATGAAGAAGCTTACCGGCGCTCAAATCATTGTTCATGAAGATGACGCCATCATGCTCACCTCCACACCTGCAGCAATGCTGCGTATGTTCGGGGCAGCACAGTCGCCGGCTCCCGATATTCTGGTCCGGGACGGCCAGATGATTTCCGTCGGCAATGTCGATCTGAAGGTCATTCACACGCCCGGCCACTCCCCCGGCGGCATGTGCCTTTACACGCCCGGTTATATTTTTACCGGCGACACTCTCTTTGTAGAAGCCGTCGGCCGCACCGATTTGCCCGGCGGTTCCTGGCAAACCATGTATAACGCAATCAAGACAAAGCTTTTTACTTTGCCTGATGAAACCAAAGTCATGCCAGGCCACAATTACGGCCGGACACCGACGTCCACCATTGGCCATGAAAAAAAGCATAACCCCTCAGTTCGCTAA
- a CDS encoding 16S rRNA (cytosine(967)-C(5))-methyltransferase RsmB, with product MKKTIRHQAVDILNSVSQSQIFAGDLLDATLEQQKLSGTADGRLLTHLVYGVLRMQGHLDWIITQLYRGNYAKMEEVVRNILRTGLYQIKFSERLPAFAVVDEAVKIAKKAAPAADGLTNAVLRNYLRNTEKISFPSLEKNPAEHIAAFYSHPLWLVKIWLDIFGAEETLSLCKADNELPPLTLRANSLKISREELENKLKAEDFICTPTQFSPDGINLPDPPRPVQKTTFFKEGLLRLQDEAAQLVSYLVSPLCGQNILDVCAGSGGKTGHLAALMKNEGRIVALDRDAGKIAQLKKDASRMGISIIEPLQADLNRPLSAEFIEKFDHVLVDAPCSGTGTLRRNPEIKWRLTTSDLNTLSKAQIRILHNAASAVKKGGHLIYCTCSILPHENEEVIRPFLTDHPHFAVIAPPAAIPGSLMDSRGFLRTYPHRHHTDGFFGAVLRHRI from the coding sequence ATGAAGAAAACAATTCGCCATCAGGCCGTGGACATTTTAAATTCAGTTTCGCAAAGTCAGATCTTTGCCGGAGATTTGCTGGATGCAACACTGGAGCAACAGAAGCTTTCCGGTACGGCGGACGGACGTCTGCTCACGCATCTGGTGTACGGCGTTCTGCGCATGCAGGGCCATCTGGACTGGATCATTACCCAGCTCTATCGCGGCAATTATGCCAAAATGGAGGAAGTCGTTAGAAATATCCTGCGCACGGGACTTTATCAGATCAAATTCAGCGAACGGCTGCCGGCCTTTGCCGTGGTGGATGAAGCCGTCAAAATAGCTAAAAAGGCCGCTCCGGCTGCCGACGGATTGACAAACGCCGTTTTGAGAAACTACCTGCGCAACACGGAAAAAATTTCCTTTCCCTCTTTAGAGAAAAATCCGGCTGAACATATTGCTGCATTCTATTCCCATCCGCTGTGGCTAGTTAAAATATGGCTCGATATTTTTGGCGCAGAAGAAACACTATCGTTGTGTAAAGCCGATAATGAATTGCCGCCTTTGACACTCCGCGCCAATTCTTTGAAAATTTCAAGGGAAGAACTGGAAAACAAGCTGAAAGCTGAAGATTTCATTTGCACGCCGACCCAATTTTCACCCGACGGCATCAACCTTCCCGATCCTCCAAGACCTGTTCAAAAAACGACCTTCTTTAAAGAGGGCCTTTTACGTCTTCAGGACGAGGCAGCTCAACTGGTTTCCTATCTGGTCAGCCCTCTTTGCGGTCAAAACATTCTGGATGTTTGTGCGGGCAGCGGCGGTAAGACGGGACATCTGGCGGCCCTCATGAAAAACGAAGGCCGGATTGTAGCCCTGGATCGGGATGCGGGGAAAATAGCACAATTGAAAAAAGATGCATCAAGAATGGGAATTTCAATCATTGAACCCCTGCAGGCTGACCTGAACCGGCCTCTGTCCGCTGAATTCATCGAAAAATTTGATCATGTTCTGGTGGATGCGCCTTGCTCCGGCACCGGTACGCTCCGACGCAACCCGGAAATCAAATGGCGGCTCACGACCTCCGACTTGAATACGTTGTCGAAAGCCCAGATCAGGATATTACACAATGCTGCAAGCGCTGTTAAAAAGGGCGGTCATCTGATTTATTGCACTTGTTCCATACTCCCTCATGAAAACGAAGAAGTGATCCGGCCTTTTTTGACGGATCATCCGCATTTTGCCGTTATAGCACCCCCTGCCGCCATCCCTGGCAGCCTCATGGATAGCCGTGGTTTTTTAAGGACTTACCCTCATCGCCATCATACGGATGGTTTTTTTGGTGCCGTTTTACGCCACCGGATTTAA
- a CDS encoding methionyl-tRNA formyltransferase yields the protein MNKPRILFMGTPAFALPALEILHNHHYPIIAVTTQPDRPAGRGQKEVAPPIKLLAQKLGLPVLQPTKVKNQDFLETLYSLNPDMIVVSAFGQILPKVIIDFPKMGCLNIHPSLLPRYRGAAPLNWSIIRGETKTGVTIMMMDEGMDSGDILMQDETPLDAAENYGELHDRLANLGAQLLIKTIEQVAAGTAQRQKQDASCVTLAPRLTKETGNINWHDKIFNVVNLIRGLSPTPAAYSSLDGQTLKIFTAEGQPGLADLPPGAIGPPSPTGLPVAAADGYVILKDVQLAGKKRMPVHEFLRGYKLKQGSVLG from the coding sequence ATAAACAAACCACGCATTCTCTTCATGGGGACACCGGCTTTCGCTCTGCCCGCCCTGGAAATACTGCATAACCATCATTACCCGATCATTGCGGTTACCACACAGCCGGACCGTCCCGCGGGACGGGGACAAAAAGAAGTGGCCCCGCCAATAAAACTGCTGGCACAGAAACTGGGACTGCCGGTCTTGCAGCCAACTAAGGTTAAAAATCAGGATTTTCTGGAAACGCTTTATTCGCTCAATCCCGACATGATCGTCGTATCAGCCTTTGGCCAGATCCTCCCCAAAGTGATCATCGATTTTCCCAAGATGGGGTGCCTCAATATTCACCCGTCGCTTTTACCCAGATACCGTGGTGCGGCGCCGCTGAACTGGAGCATTATCCGCGGTGAAACCAAAACCGGTGTGACGATTATGATGATGGATGAAGGCATGGATTCGGGCGACATCCTGATGCAGGACGAAACACCGCTCGACGCCGCAGAAAACTACGGCGAACTTCATGACCGACTGGCAAATCTCGGTGCGCAGCTGCTCATCAAAACCATTGAGCAGGTGGCTGCCGGTACGGCTCAAAGACAAAAGCAGGATGCCTCCTGTGTCACCCTCGCCCCCCGACTGACCAAAGAAACAGGCAACATCAACTGGCACGACAAGATATTTAATGTTGTCAATCTCATCCGCGGCCTGAGCCCGACGCCTGCGGCTTATTCATCTCTGGACGGACAAACTCTGAAAATATTTACGGCTGAAGGTCAGCCGGGTTTAGCAGACCTGCCCCCCGGCGCCATCGGCCCCCCTTCACCCACAGGCCTGCCCGTTGCAGCAGCCGACGGTTATGTGATTTTAAAAGATGTCCAACTGGCCGGAAAAAAAAGAATGCCTGTTCATGAATTTCTGCGCGGGTATAAACTGAAACAGGGAAGTGTGTTAGGCTGA